The Verrucomicrobiota bacterium genome segment TCGAACGGGCACTCGATTTGCTCAAAGGATTGTCCCTCTTTTCCAACCAGGAAAAAAAGCCGGATAAGGTCGCCTCGAGCAAATGAGGGAACCAGCATCACGTAACCGCCGGAGTTATAAGGCGGACGTGGCTTGGACCTTCAAATTCACCTCGTGACTTCCACGGCCACACGCCATGCCAGCCATTCTCGCCATTGAAACCTCGTGTGATGAAACCAGCGCCGCCATCGTGCGAGACGGCACAGTACTAGCCAACGTGGTGTCCTCGCAGATTCAAATCCATGCGACCTACGGTGGGGTAGTGCCGGAATTGGCGGTGCGCGAGCATCTGAAGAACTTGCCGCCCGTCGTCCGGTTGGCCTTGGCCGAGGCCGGCCTCACCCCTGGACAACTCGATGCCGTGGCCGCCACCCAAGGGCCCGGACTGCCCATGGCACTCCTGGCGGGTTTCAAAATGGCTCAGGCCCTCGCGTTCGCGGCCCGCAAGCCATTTCTGGGCATTCACCATCACGAGGCGCATCTGTATTCTCCCTGGATTGCCGGTCAACCGCCCGCGGCGGATTTCGCAAAATTGCAACCCAACGTCTCGCTCATCGTCAGCGGCGGGCACACCATGCTGGTGCATGTGCAAGGGGAATTACAGCATCGCCTGCTGGGTTCAACGGTAGACGATGCCGCCGGGGAATGCTTCGACAAGGTGGCCAAACTCATCGGGCTCCCCTACCCTGGCGGTCCAGAAATGGACCGGTTGGCCGAAGGGGGCAACCCAAAGGCGTATGATTTTCCGCGTCCGATGATTCATGAACATCATGACGACTTCAGTTTCAGCGGTTTAAAAACCTCCGTCCGCTACTTCCTGCAAAAACATCCCGGGTTGCTGGACGACACGCAAACGATTCGTGATCTCTGCGCCAGTGTCCAGGCGGCCATCGTCGAGACACTGATCGCCAAAACCATGCGCGCCGCCCGGCGGTTGTGCGTCCGGTGTGTGACGGCCTCCGGCGGCGTGACCTGCAATCGCGCCTTGCGTCAGGAATTGGCCGTCGCGTGCCAGCGAAACCGCCTGGAACTTCGCCTGGCGGATCGCACCCTTTGCACGGACAACGCGGCGATGATCGGGGTTTTGGCCGAGCGCAAATGGCTGGCGAAAACCAGAGTCACCGCCCTCGACGCTGAAATTATACCGGGCTGGCAACTGGACGCGGCATAACCCAGCGGATGACGAAAGTCTCCACACATTCGCCATTGCCTTTCCTCACCTGATATTGCATCTTAATTTTCATGCACCACAGTGTGCTTTAAGGCCATGAGCAATGATTTAATACCGCTAGTCTCCGGCAATAAGGTCGGGGCGGAACGCTTTACCCTGGTGAAACAGTTGGGCCAGGGCGGGATGGGTGTGGTCTGGCTGGCGCAGGACGACCGCCTGCGCAAACAGGTGGCACTGAAATTCCTGCCGCCCTCGGTGCAATCCGATCCACGCGCGCTCGACGGACTGCGCCGCGAGACCGCGCGCGCACAATTATTGACCCACCCCCACATCATCCGCATTCACGACCTGCACGAATTTCGCGATGAGAACGCCTTTCTCTCCATGGAGTTCATTTCCGGCAAGACCTTCGACGCCATGGGTTGGGACCAGCCGGGCAGCGTCTTTCAATGGGTAGCCATTCGGGAGTGGATCAAGCAACTGTGTGACGCGCTCGAATACGCGCACCGCAAAGGGGTCATTCACCGCGACCTGAAGCCGGCCAACATGATGCTGGATGCCACCGATAATACGCTGAAACTGGCGGATTTCGGCATTGCGGCGGTGGTGAGCGATTCCTTAAGCCGAGTATCAGTCCAAAGTCCCACCAGCGGGACGGCGGCCTACATGAGTCCGCAACAAATCAACGGTGAAAAACCGAAGGCGGCGGATGACCTGTACGCGCTCGGCGCATCGCTCTATCATTTGCTGACCAGCCGCCCACCGTTTTACACTGGCATCATTCCCTACCAGGTGGTGCATACCGAGCCCGAACCCATGTCGGTGCGGCTGGCGGATTTTCAGATTCAAAACGATATTCCGCCACACGTCACGGAAGTCGTCATGGCGTGCCTCGCAAAAGACCCGGCCCAACGCCCGCAAAGCGCCAAAGAAGTCTGGGACCGGCTCGCCGCCGGTGACACTGCGGAACCCGGGGCGGCCGAGGGTCCGATCATCTTCCCAACCATCGCAGCCCCACCGGACGACCAACCCGTGGCGCCAGCGATGGATGCGATTGCCGCCACCAAACCCGCCACCGATCCGGTGGCCCCGGAAATATTCGCCACCGTCCCAGCCAGCTCACCAACCGCTGGAAAAATGGGGAAATCCCAAACCATGCGGCGGGCCACCACGCCGCCGGCGGCACCGGAAGTCGGCGTCACCGTTCCAGCCACCACCAGCACCAAGAAAGCCACGACGCTCGCAGCGGGCACGCCGGACGCCGGACAAAAAAATCCTTTTTCCCACGAGCCGAGGCGGGGGATGACTTCGCACACGACCGATGCCAGCACGCCCAGTATATGGAATCTACGCACGGCGGGCATCGCGGCCGTCTTGATTTTGATACTCAGCGCCTGCGCCTGGTATTGGGGCTTGGAAGTGCCGCGCCAGCGGGCGGAGCAGGAAGCGACACGCAAGCGGACGGAACAAGCCGCGCTGAAAGCCGAGCAAGACAAGCAAGCCGCCGAAGAACAAGCTCGGCTGGCAGCCGACGCGATCAAGCGCAAACTCGACGCCGAGGCGAAAGCGCGGCAAGAGGCGGAAGAAAAAGCCCTGCGGGAAGAGCAAGCCCGCCGCGACGCTGAAGCCAAACTGCAGGAAACCGCGCGATTGAAAGCCGCCGCCGAAGAAAAGGCCTTGGAGGAGGCCCGGCAACGGCTGGCCGCCGAGGACGCTCGGTTAAAGGCGGAAGCCAAAACGCAGGAGGAAATCCGCCTGCAAAACGCCGCCATGGCCAAGGCCGTCGAAGAAGAAAAACAGAAAGCCGAAGCGCAGTCCAAAGCGCTGGAAGACGCTTGGAGACGCGCCGCCGCCGATGAAGCGCGCATCAAAGCCGAGGCGCGGGCGCAAGAGGAAACCCGCACCAAGAACGCCGCGCAAATGCGCGCCCTTGAGGAAGCCCGGAAAAAGGCCATCGCGGAAACCAAAGCCTTGGACGATAAACGTCAGCGGGCCATGGAGGATGAAAGGCGCCTGACCGCTCAGTCGCGCGCGCTGGAAGAGGCTCGCCTGCGCGCCGTCATCGAGGCCAAAGCGAAGCCCGAGCCGATTCACCCACCCACGCCGCCAGTCACCCCTCAAGTGGTCGTGGTCACACCAGAGGTGCGCCCCACCAACATCCCCACGCGTCCCCCTGAAGTTCGCCCCGTCCATGTTACCCCGCCACCCACTCAGCCCGGGCCTGCCCGGGCCGCGCCAGAGATGGTCACTTCCGATTCACATTCCAAAACGGGCGAGGCCATTGCCAGCGCCGTGGACGGGGCTGCCGAAGCCGGAGCCACCGTCGGTCGTTTTTTCAAGGGAGTTTTCAACCCCTCCGCCGGCAATGAAAGGGAGAAACCCGTACGCCGTATTCTCAAAGGCAAACCGCAACCCGGAGCGCGATGGACGAACAGTCTGGGGATGATCTTCGCCCCGGTGCATGGCACCAAAACCCTGTTTTCCATTTACGAAACCCGTTACAAGGACTACTCGGCCTATGCCCAGGTAACCTCCGGCATGGATAACTCCTGGGTCAAAGTAACCTATCAGGGTGCGCCCGTGAGTTCCAACCCGGACCACCCCGTCACCATGGTCAGTTGGTCGGATGCCAAAGCGTTTTGCCAATGGCTCACCGAAAGCGAACAGCGTAATGGCGACTTGGCGGACGGCCAATCGTACCGCCTGCCAACGGATCGGGAATGGAGCGATGCCGTCGGATTGGGACCGGAACAAGGCAACACGCCCGCCGAGCGCAGTGATAAAATTCCCAATGTCTATCCCTGGGGGACCGCCTGGCCGCCCCCGCCACGTTCGGGAAATTTTGCCGATATAAACGCGCGAAAACGCATTCCCGGTTTGCCGGCCTATCTCGAACGCTACGATGATCACGCGGTCACCACCGCGCCGGTCGGCAAATCGGAAGCCCGGCCCAACCCATTCGGGTTGTTCGACATGAGCGGCAACGTCGCGGAATGGTGCGAAGACTCGTTTGATGGGGAGCAGGCCCGGGTGCTGCGCGGCGGTTCCTGGGCGGTCGGCAGCCCGCGGCCCCTGTTTTCCTCGGACCGCGACCGCGCGTTGCCTAACGCGCGCAACACCCAAACCGGTTTTCGGGTGGTGCTCGGTTTTGGCGAACGCTGATTTCCACTATTGCAGGCGCCGCTATCCTCGGCTAACTTTATATACTTTATGACGTTGACTGAAAAAATTTTGGCCCGCGCCGCTGGCAAAGCCCGCGTGCAGGCCGGCGAAAACATCTGGGTGAACGCAGACATACTGATGACGCACGATGTCTGCGGCCCGGGCACCATTGGCGTGTTCAAACGCGAATTTGGCAAGCATGCCAAAGTGTGGGACCGCCACAAAGTGGTGATCACCCCGGACCATTACATTTTTACGGCCGACTCCAAGTCGAACCGCAATGTGGACATCCTGCGCGAATTCGCCCAGGAACAAAACCTGCCCTATTTCTACGATGTCATTGACGACACCAAAGGCAGTTGGGCATTCGATGTTTCCAAGGGGCAATTCATCCGGCAATTCGGCTCCAAGTATGCCGGCGTGTGCCACAGCGCGCTGCCACAGAAAGGCCATACCCGTCCCGGAGAGGTGCTCTTTGGCACGGATTCCCACACCTGCACCGCCGGTGCATTCAATGAATTTGCCACCGGTATCGGCAACACCGACGCCGGCTTTGTCATGGGCACCGGCAAACTCCTGATCAAGGTTCCCGAAACCATGCACTTCCGCCTGGAAGCCAAAATGCAACCGGGCGTCATGGCCAAAGACCTGATCCTGCACGTCATCGGCGAAGTCGGTTTTGACGGGGCCACTTATCGCGCCATGCAATTCGACGGCCCGGGCGTAACCTGGCTGTCCATCGACGACCGGATGACCGTGGCTAACATGGCCATCGAAGCGGGCGGAAAAAATGGCATCTTTGAATTCGATGCCCGCACGGCGGAATACGTGGATAACCGCACCCGGTTGAACGGCACCAAGACCTCATACACGCCCGCCGAGCCGGATTCGGATCAAAAGTTCTGCTACGAATTGGTGGTGCATCTGGACAAATTGGAACCCACCGTCGCGTGCCATCCTGATCCCGGCCAGCGCAAGCTCGCCAAGGAAATGGGCCATATCAAGTTGGACCGCGCCTACATCGGGTCCTGCACGGGCGGCAAAACCAGTGATTTTGTGGCCTTTGCCAAAATCATTCGCGGACGCAAGGTGAGTATTGACACCTTCGGGGTGCCCGCCACGCCTGAGATTCTCAATGAACTGCAAACCACGCGCTGGGATGACAAGACGCTCTGGCAAATCCTGGTGGAGGCCGGCGTGATGATGACTGAAAACGCGGGTTGCGCCGCCTGTCTGGGCGGCCCGGTGGACACGTTCGGGCGCATGAACACCCCGCTCAAGTGCATCAGTGCCACCAACCGGAATTTCCCCGGCCGCATGGGCCACAAGGAAAGCCAGGTATTCCTGGCCTCGCCAGCCACCGTGGCGGCCAGCGCCATCACCGGCAAGATCACCGATCCGCGCGAGTTTGTTTAAATTCTGATTGCTGTAACCAACCAGTCGGATTTCACCAATCCGGCTGGTTTCTTTTTTGTCGGGAATCCGTAAAAAATGTTTTCCCGAAGACCGGCCTTCTGGGTTAGGGTGAGGGCAAACGGATGCGAACACTGCACACCTATTTGACGCGCCAAGTGCTGGCCACCACCATGATGACGGTGGCCGTGTTTACGTTTGTGTTGCTGCTGGGCAACGTGCTGCGCGAGATTTTCACCATCCTGCTGAATGACCGCGCCTCCATCAAAGTGATCGGCATGGCGATCGGACTGTTGCTTCCGCACGTCTTCGTCTTCTCCCTCCCCATGGGGATGCTCACCGCCATGCTGCTGACCTTTGGCCGCCTCAGTGCGGAGCGGGAATTAATTGCGATTCGCAACGGCGGCATTTCCCTGCTGGCGTTGATCACTCCCATGCTGCTGCTGGCCGCCGCG includes the following:
- the tsaD gene encoding tRNA (adenosine(37)-N6)-threonylcarbamoyltransferase complex transferase subunit TsaD — translated: MPAILAIETSCDETSAAIVRDGTVLANVVSSQIQIHATYGGVVPELAVREHLKNLPPVVRLALAEAGLTPGQLDAVAATQGPGLPMALLAGFKMAQALAFAARKPFLGIHHHEAHLYSPWIAGQPPAADFAKLQPNVSLIVSGGHTMLVHVQGELQHRLLGSTVDDAAGECFDKVAKLIGLPYPGGPEMDRLAEGGNPKAYDFPRPMIHEHHDDFSFSGLKTSVRYFLQKHPGLLDDTQTIRDLCASVQAAIVETLIAKTMRAARRLCVRCVTASGGVTCNRALRQELAVACQRNRLELRLADRTLCTDNAAMIGVLAERKWLAKTRVTALDAEIIPGWQLDAA
- a CDS encoding SUMF1/EgtB/PvdO family nonheme iron enzyme, with the protein product MSNDLIPLVSGNKVGAERFTLVKQLGQGGMGVVWLAQDDRLRKQVALKFLPPSVQSDPRALDGLRRETARAQLLTHPHIIRIHDLHEFRDENAFLSMEFISGKTFDAMGWDQPGSVFQWVAIREWIKQLCDALEYAHRKGVIHRDLKPANMMLDATDNTLKLADFGIAAVVSDSLSRVSVQSPTSGTAAYMSPQQINGEKPKAADDLYALGASLYHLLTSRPPFYTGIIPYQVVHTEPEPMSVRLADFQIQNDIPPHVTEVVMACLAKDPAQRPQSAKEVWDRLAAGDTAEPGAAEGPIIFPTIAAPPDDQPVAPAMDAIAATKPATDPVAPEIFATVPASSPTAGKMGKSQTMRRATTPPAAPEVGVTVPATTSTKKATTLAAGTPDAGQKNPFSHEPRRGMTSHTTDASTPSIWNLRTAGIAAVLILILSACAWYWGLEVPRQRAEQEATRKRTEQAALKAEQDKQAAEEQARLAADAIKRKLDAEAKARQEAEEKALREEQARRDAEAKLQETARLKAAAEEKALEEARQRLAAEDARLKAEAKTQEEIRLQNAAMAKAVEEEKQKAEAQSKALEDAWRRAAADEARIKAEARAQEETRTKNAAQMRALEEARKKAIAETKALDDKRQRAMEDERRLTAQSRALEEARLRAVIEAKAKPEPIHPPTPPVTPQVVVVTPEVRPTNIPTRPPEVRPVHVTPPPTQPGPARAAPEMVTSDSHSKTGEAIASAVDGAAEAGATVGRFFKGVFNPSAGNEREKPVRRILKGKPQPGARWTNSLGMIFAPVHGTKTLFSIYETRYKDYSAYAQVTSGMDNSWVKVTYQGAPVSSNPDHPVTMVSWSDAKAFCQWLTESEQRNGDLADGQSYRLPTDREWSDAVGLGPEQGNTPAERSDKIPNVYPWGTAWPPPPRSGNFADINARKRIPGLPAYLERYDDHAVTTAPVGKSEARPNPFGLFDMSGNVAEWCEDSFDGEQARVLRGGSWAVGSPRPLFSSDRDRALPNARNTQTGFRVVLGFGER
- a CDS encoding aconitase family protein is translated as MTLTEKILARAAGKARVQAGENIWVNADILMTHDVCGPGTIGVFKREFGKHAKVWDRHKVVITPDHYIFTADSKSNRNVDILREFAQEQNLPYFYDVIDDTKGSWAFDVSKGQFIRQFGSKYAGVCHSALPQKGHTRPGEVLFGTDSHTCTAGAFNEFATGIGNTDAGFVMGTGKLLIKVPETMHFRLEAKMQPGVMAKDLILHVIGEVGFDGATYRAMQFDGPGVTWLSIDDRMTVANMAIEAGGKNGIFEFDARTAEYVDNRTRLNGTKTSYTPAEPDSDQKFCYELVVHLDKLEPTVACHPDPGQRKLAKEMGHIKLDRAYIGSCTGGKTSDFVAFAKIIRGRKVSIDTFGVPATPEILNELQTTRWDDKTLWQILVEAGVMMTENAGCAACLGGPVDTFGRMNTPLKCISATNRNFPGRMGHKESQVFLASPATVAASAITGKITDPREFV